TTTGAATCAAAttgattattaaatttttttttataatgaacactaaactttatattttatattattggTAATTTAATTCAATCTCACTAATCATTTTATTCCATAGAACAATTAAAATGCTACATAGTAGTAATATTCCTTTTTTATGTTAAGTTTATATATGTAcctttccttctttattctatCTTATGGAAAATAGAGGACAAAGGAAATTTATAACTTAATTAGAATCAATGATGAAAATCTTCATCTTTCTCAATAATCCATGTTACGAGGATTTAAAAATTGTGGTGCAGTCGTAGTAATCCCTCTTGAATTTAGATAACACATGACTAATCGATCCATTAGGAGGTTGTTAAAATTGTAAGCTAATCCATTGAAGCAATTGAAAAGTTTATCATATGTACGGTATCATAAAAATTTAGCTTTTCTAAACATCAACAGTGGGTTGAATATTTGACTCTGATAACTAAATTAAGtctgaaaatattttcataaaattattaaagactaaagtcccaatttggtccttaacatattgcgtttttttttttggtccaaaacattatcttttgaattattcggtccctgtGAAATcagatcacatttggtccattttagACGGtgccgtcaaatttttgacgattttaattatcgggtcacaaatccgtcactaattcgtcactaactgggagaaactgatccgtcactaatccgtcactaatccgtcattTTCGGAAGGCCGAGGTGCGGTGGACGTAGCACtctgacggattagtgacggatttgtgacccgatatttaaaaagtcaaaaatttgacagaaccgtccaaaatgcactaaatgtgatccgatttcaaatgttagggaccgaataattcaaaagataatgttttggaccaaaataaaaaaaacgtaatatgttaaggaccaaattgagactttaatcattattaaattaattaagactGATCTGAAACATTTGAATTTTTCAGCATTGAGTCTGCATTCGTAACGAATTCAACGGTAACATTAATTTTGATTCAGAAAGTGGTGGAACCTCATATTTCGAATTCTGATCCGAAATATTAGAATTCCCTGACAAAAAATTTAACTACAGCGATTCTAGTGCTTATCTtcgttaaaatatttaattattttttttctccataTGCTTTATCTAATAACTCCTCTTAAAATCCCGTGGaaatcttgagtgggacggagggattattactccttccgtcccatagtaatgtgtgtatttagaATGAAATGAgaattaatacaaaattggtaaagtaagggTGCTGAGGAAAATGTTAGTTAAAATAGTGTAAGTGGATAATtgacccacattattattagtgtataGTGAGTTGGTGGGTCACATTAGTATAAgctataaaaaaattgatatatatgaATAATGAGTTGGGGACAATTTTTCATAAAGgaaaatactcatatttttataggatggagggaataatttataattaataattattaatactaCATTATCACAAATGCAGAAGGTTAAACTCAATAGATGCAACATTCAGAGGCCAATCAATCCATCATCACCAACCACTTGTTTTTCGGTGTCGATTTTGGGTTTCGAAACAACCAAGATTTGATTTTTCTCCCGATCCTAGTTCGAAAACGGTGAGgagtaagaagaagaaggaagtgTAGGAGGCCCAGAAGAAATCGAGGGTTAAAGTATCTAAAAATGGATTAAATTCGGTTATCTTTCAGAAAATAAGATTAAGGCATGCAAATTTTTAAGATTTcaaattccatttttttttatcttatttttctcGCACCATTTATCTAGGGATTAAACATTGCCGCCACAGCGCCTAAGATACATATGTTTTTCACCAAACAGTCTTTCTACAACATTTAGTAATCtatcattaataataatagGCTAATTCACGACTTTGCTACTCAATTTAAATATGGTGAAAAATAAACTATTAACTTTAAACGAGTATCAAAATTTTCACAATCCCGAAGTGCGTGATGAAATTAAATCTTATGTGGAGGCTCTAATGACTCCTTGGCCAATTAACATTCTGCAAGATCCGAAAAAAAGGGCAGCCAATTAACCCTGAAATTATTATTCATCAATAGGtgaatatagtatataaattactactacatAGATAAGATATTCTAGTAAATCACAGCCATAAATTGAAACTGAAGTAGGTGTAAAACACAACAcatggagtaattaattaaacagAAGAATAAACACAAGAAAATATATACGTCTCTTCTCATCTACTCCCAATTCCACATAAATATCCAAGCATGCAACACAACTCCCACAAAACATCAACCAATCAAACAAATTGTACTAATTTAAACATATGTATTGGTGTACTAGGTTTCGAGAGACGATCTTGAGAAAGTGATGGGTTCTCTCGTCGCAGCCGCTGTATATATGGAGGGAGCATTCCCAAAAAAATACTCCTTAATTAAAAATGTTTGTATGGACGTGATTTCCAATTTAATTTGGCAATACTTATATAAAGCTAATCTTTCCCTAAGCCTATAAATACTTGATTTggaaaacttaattatttacaaaattaatgcacacgttaattttttcaaaaactaTTGCACACGTTAATTTCCTTTATTATAAAGTAGTAGTTGCTCAATATAGATTGACCACTAAATAAAATGGATCTTTTTAAAAGTAATGAGAATAATACTCATTAAGtttaaaattatactacatACTAGTGTAATACCCACAGACCATTATTTAGTTTTAtattattctaatttttaaaaagttaagcAATGTATACATATTCTCATAATGGGACTCTATGATATAATATTCTTATGTACAAATTCATAAAAGaataacatttttaatttaaatgtatGCAACGACAATTTAGCGTTGTACAAAATAATACTGATATATTAAGTAAATTAGTATCTAGCCTGTGCTACGCACAACATAttgtatttttctttaaaaaatgtttaaattaAATCGTAATTGGATGATGAGGTTAATAGTTCAAAAATGTATATTATTGAAAGTTGACAGTCAAAAAATTCTTAGGTATTATTGAAACAATGGTTaggaaatttaaatattttataaagttaAAACATACTTAAAATATGTGTGTAGGTATTATTTAAGTATAGGATTAACTAATAAgagatttataaattttaaaattaaacccAATGCACATATACTTATTTATGATGGGAtttgatcaaatgcaaactctaaatattgtacaacctccaaactatgatctggaccgttagaaaatatcaacaaatgacaaaataacatcaacaaaaaatgtcaacacagtgtcaacagtTGATGCTGTGTTGAAACTATATTGCCATTttctattgttattattttgtcatctgttgacgtCTTAAAATTTTAGTATTGTCAAACATTAAAAACTATAACTATAATCCTGCACAAAAATTTgctaaaagaaagaaaacatgtTTTAATGAATAAAAGACCATATGTTTCCCCACATAGAAATATGAAAGTGCTTTTATCAACATAATAATTGTGCATTgataaagagagaaaatataagttataatttaattttctttttatccttttttttgTCTCTGTTAAttaaaacacacaataaaattatattaattgttagaaaaaacaaaattagaaaaagcAAAGAAAAAGTTTGGCTATAAAAATCAATGCTAACAaaagtaatttaattttaatcaattcATGAACAAATACAAATAGAAAAACTATGGCGGATAGCACAAATGTATATGATGAATATAACTAAATTTATCATCactagttattttatttttatttgagttATTTATTATTTCAAATGCTCATTTTGTAAACTTGTATTCCGTTttttgattttcaatttttttatcattcttaattttaataaagcactccataaaaatagactcttattttatttttaatatatacaaATTAAAGATAGGAGTAGATGTAAGAAAAAGTGTGCAAGCAGTTTGTTCGATAACTAAGATATGAAAAAAAGGAGAAcaaagatatgaaaaaaatagaccCTTAAAAAGCAGTGTgctttttaataaatataagtcAATAACtgatagataaaaaaaagagaacaaAGAAAAGAAGCATTAAACAAACACTGCAAATTGCAAATTACATTTTTGTTTCTAGAAAGAtgatcaatgtataactaatattaagtgcataactagagaacaaatctcagtcaTTTGATCAAAACGATCTAGTTCACTATATGGGCGTTTTAGTTCacaatatgaatttaaaatcaATGAGTGAACCAAAAATacctttatagtgaagtatttactCCATCAAAGATTTAGTTAACTGTAATGACattttggttcactccttcgtatagtgaactaaattataattatagtgaTCTAAATTCGTGTTttctagttatgcatttaagtagTGGTTTTCTTAGATCACTACCTTTGAGGAGATTTTATTCTAGGGCTACATTTACCTTCCCCATTTGCAACGTCTAAAACCAGTTAAATCGAACTCAAACTAAAATGAATATTCTATATTcacttctttttaattttacaattctATCAAtataatttatctaaattacacATTAAGTCCACAATACTTCATCAATTGACAattctatactaatttaaatattaCGGTAAGATTTGATTATTGATATATTTAGGCActaaataggagtatattttttacgTATTCGGAATAAGTTTTTTAGTTCAAGATTTTcatgtatgtaatttttagtattaatgttattctaattattaatttattaaattttatggtACAtggaattttatttaatataagtCGATTAAATTCATCGGTTCATTATCAAAGTAAAGCCAATTAACATGTATTTACATATGacatagtatatttttatgtatctGAAatgactttttaaatttttattatatgtattttattattattaatgttatTCTATTATCTTTTCACAAAATTTTACCTGGCATTTTATTTGATACTATATAAGTCAATTAAATTCATTGATCCATTATATGAATAAATCCTATTAATTTAATAGCTAATTTTACTTTATTAGTAAACCatctattttataatatatcaacctatttaaaatatcaactaatTATAATCTATTAATTTAGTGAAACCATTAATCATAAGTTAGTAATTACTCCATTAAATAAACCTCACGTGTGTTTCATttcaaattgaaagttattactATTATCTAATGCACAATCCACCCAAAGCCCGTATAGTtcaatacatttaaaaaaatgaatactaaattttatattttagattATTTGTGATTTAATTCAATTTGACTAATTATTTTACTCCACGGGACAATTAAAATGCTACATAGTACtgcattttatatttatgttaaagtttatatactactactccatccgtcccacattaCTTGAAACGTTTTTTTTGACACATGATTTAAGAAAGATGtttttagtgagttaaataaaatagaggagagaataaagtaagagaaagaagagatagtaaagtaaaataaagaataaaataggtaagattagatattttatttttagtcaaaaaaagaaatgattcaattaacttgggacaacccaaaatggaatacgtctcaagtaacttgagacggagagagtattatcaTTCATTTTATGTTCTACTTCTACCTTATGGAAAATAGATAATAAAGCAAATGAATAACTAAATTTGAATCAATCAACAAGGGCAAAAAAAACTTAATCTTCAAAAAACTTAATCTTCCTCAATAATCCATCTTACGAGGATTTAAAAATTATCGTGCAGCCTGATATCGAAGGTCCATTCGCGGAGGAGTCTCCGTCGAGCAACCGATGAACAAAGACGGAAAAGTAAATTGCAGAAAGATAAAATATGGAACGATAAAAGATAATTATATTTCTTCAATGactaattcaaaagataacaaaggctcttatttataataggaataacctaacttaatgaccaagaaatagaaaagatatgctaaatcaattgtataatattaaataatagagatatgggaTATTCTGTGGATATACACGTATCAaatcccccacggttgaaattcactttgtcctcaaggtggaaaccacgacaaAACGAAGAGTGTGGCGAGCAAAAGCTTTGGCGAGGTATCCCCACCTAGATCAAATGTATGCGTATGCCCACCAACTCTCTCATTCCTCGGCACATCAAGCAAAACATCAACAAAATACTTCTCTCCTTCCCGTCTCTCACCAATATGATCTCTTACCACAAACTCCAAAAACTCATCAATATATCTAGTATCTCCCCTAACTCTCCCACTCATCCTAAACTTGATCCAGCAAAGCCAAGGTACAAATTCACCCACGTCAAAACTACTCAACAAAACACCCAATTCTTCTAAAACCTTCCTGAGCTCCTTCTCATTACCATTTCCCTTTGCCTTCTTTGGTGCCCCATTGTTGCATTCATCAGAGTTATCATCCTCAGACACCATATCATCACTTAAGAGCAGATCCAATAAATTAAAAGCAGACTCTTGACGGTTTTGCTTAATTGCAGCGTCTAAAACTCTCTCCTCATCCATTGATATTCTAAGAGCAAGAGCAAGTTTCGGCTCCAAGTGTGTAGTCATGGCATCTCAAAGAACATCAAGAGCAGCTAATGTGGGCATGCTCCGTGCAACTCCTTTAAGTCCACCGGGAAAATAGGATATAGGTTGAACAACATATGCAGCTATAATAACAACAAAATCAGATGGGGCGACAAAGAACCCTTTTCCGAATTCCATATTGTGGTCAACATCTCCATCTGCTGCCGCACCAAACTCTGGCGGGTCCAGATTGTTGTCTGACTTGCTCAACCCCACACGAGCCACTAGTTCCCTTGCATATGTCAGATTATGATCAGGATGTCCTCTGCCAAAATCTTTTTTGGGAGCACAATTAAGCAAGGAGCTTTCCTTTGCACCCAACTCTTCCACAATTATTCGTCTAGCATAAGCTCTAGCAACACAAATGAAGTGCATAATAGCAGAAAGATAATTTTAGAGATATAAAATAGCTTCCTAAAAGTCTGGAAATCTGAAATAGACTCTCTTAATTTGACATAGTCACTTGCTGGCTCAAAAACATCAACGTCAATCTGCTCGGATGCACCAATAAAGTTACCCAATTCAATTTTGGAGATACCCACCCCAGGTAGGTCTTCAACAACATCCTCCCGAAGGTCACCATGCTCCTCATCGTTGTTCTTAGAATCTTACATATCAGTAACTCCCGAGAGTTCAACCGAAGTGTATTAGCTTTCTTCCAAGTACCTTTTGAAGTCTTGAATATCATCAACAAACAACTCCTTCCTCGAAAACAAATTAGCTCCCTTTAATACCGTAGCACTCTCCTCTGCCAACCTTGCAAACCGCCTTGTTCCACAAACTTGCTCAAGTGTGTTGTCTTCCACAACGGCTGCATTCCTTTGGCTCGCAGCGCCTGAATGAGCAGGAGTCGACAATACATCCTTCTGCATTATAGTCCTCGACCATGGCTCGGTTGATGACCGAGAGTTACTTACCTGCAACATCTCGTCAACCCCTTCAACTTGTCCCACCCGTGCATTATGATTGTGATTATTCAGCGCCCAAAAATGGAGCTTGTTAGGGTTttttatactagaaatcacctttcgagtgattggatactgtaaaactctaatggttattttccaataaatgcaacagattatttttgtcataatgttgttatgttttacatttaatggttttttattacatatttaaatgtatgagcaaacgtaacaaagtctaagtctttgttttagtagaccggttgtgggcgtcgtccaatttaaggtaacacggtcagttctaaacaaagaaaaataagaatttcacaacctagataggcctagactacctatcgcgaaaggttgcaatgccagCCCGATTAtatctaaaccttattgaaataagatgacgttggtgtggtatagcactgaatggatctaactgcaagacgagtctttatgctatctactgaaagacgaggtcttgaaaattaatttcttaatcaatgtacgttagcattgagcatacgatattgaggatccactactttgacttaccaaaggtgcgggttttttgtaacccaacgatccaggtatattgggtagtggtgatcattatctagaggtgctaggattgctattatgttgaaacgtgcgcgaggagagtctcgtttgataacatccacaagaggagctcgaaacgaggttttattattcggaacctagctagttggagtttgattactctatgaataataaataagagtttgttgctaagtccactcttggaattcgaaatatgttaattaattaagtctatagcagacattaattgattaatggatgtttccatcttaagcgcgggacatgaatcaaatgcaattaaaggaaacccagaatacttgtaatttctgatttggaaggcagtgcaatattacttctgtagtggctgctcgtaatattccaatataagcttatattaaattgtgggtttaatttaattagtaaaaagctaattgggtgagacatgttccaaattcttccttagatccctgactgggcccaatatgtgacttatataaataggagaataaaggagacagaaaatataacaatttattatcaaaattttcgtccccctctaaagagagagctcgaaatttgtgcctcctccgtgagctgagttctgtcttccattattcgagtcctagtacgttggtgagatttgcccatacaaatatcagcgtatagtccgggacaccagtcagaagatccgaggtcttgtattgaagatcttcacgtagagacggagcaagccatcatcgattcttgattgaatcaacaagctaaattggctaattccgtagtaagcatgttttagggattttatgtgctagagcatgttttaattcaagttatgagcatgatacatgtgataattacgcgaatagattttgtctaaataatctgctaaatagatcaaattcatgtgatccgttttgaacgcatgcttccgctgccagcctcttcagttggtatcagagccagtctttggctctgattatttggatttaaatttcgcgaaattcatgtatgcatgtgttatttgattgcgaagcatgttcttggtgtttttgtttaattttatgcatgatgaactcaagaactatgcATGATGAAGCACTGTTGCACGGTGTAGGGTGCAACCGAGTAGTGCGACGCTGAACGGAGGGGCTGGTGGATGATGAACGTTGCAGCATGTGGATCGCCCAAGCGACGTTCCTTTGCATCCATCCGGGACACCACTTGGTCGACATCTGCGGTCAAGCTCTCAAGCT
This DNA window, taken from Salvia splendens isolate huo1 chromosome 18, SspV2, whole genome shotgun sequence, encodes the following:
- the LOC121776725 gene encoding phosphoglucomutase, cytoplasmic-like, which codes for MQKDVLSTPAHSGAASQRNAAVVEDNTLEQVCGTRRFARLAEESATVLKGANLFSRKELFVDDIQDFKRAYARRIIVEELGAKESSLLNCAPKKDFGRGHPDHNLTYARELVARVGLSKSDNNLDPPEFGAAADGDVDHNMEFGKGFFVAPSDFVVIIAAYVVQPISYFPGGLKGVARSMPTLAALDVL